Part of the Anopheles gambiae chromosome 3, idAnoGambNW_F1_1, whole genome shotgun sequence genome is shown below.
CgatatgtttctttttaatgttttcgCTACCATCGATCCACAACTGACTGTTTATCTTTATGAAAGCTGGTAGGGAAAATATATCGTTTGATAGTTGCGATGTTCTTTCATGAGTTTCTAAAAGAAAATGTCCTATTTTATTCAGTTTTAGCAGGCTATTTAAACTATATCAGGAGGCATGATTTTACTTCCAGTGGGTTGCAAAActacaaacattttaaaaacccAAAAGAATGTATGTATCGAAAATACTCAAGCATTGGTCAGATTGCACATAGTATGATAGATATATTTGCAATATTTACAAGCTTTATGTGGATTTAAAGTCTTCTTCAAtaatgtaaattaaataaactaaaCAAGTTATTACAATCTCCAAAATGCCAATTCTCTATCTCAGAGCAATGTAATTGTAAATATGTATTGTTAATATTACTAGTTTTATATCAGTTTCGCCAAAGTACGTTATAAATCTTATCGGTCAACTTTATATGTGTAGTAagttatgaaaaattaagttcgATTTAGTGATAATTAAtacttaattttgataatctattaattttaattcaatttgaaTGGATTCGTGGGTAATTGGTTATATTACTGGAATATGATGATTACTGAAATAATCGTCAATCTATTAAATCTAtggtaatatttttgaaaatattttgtacTTCAAACAACCTAGTTTGAATGTTATTTTactcctttttgtgtgttttagtaAAACATAAATGACACAGTATAAGGTTTCAATTTAACAAAAGAAATTTCACTGCTCTGAGTATAAAATGGTGACAGCTAGGATCAAAGAAAATTCCACTATTTTATGGCACTACAAACAGAAGTactcaaatttatacattctCTACATTGGTGTCTCCAGTTAATTGATGTGTTTGTTGCAACGGATGATTTGCGTTCCCAGAGAAACCAATAGAAGCTTCCTGACCATTAGTGATTGTGTTGGTTCCATTGTTGCACTCCTGCGGTGGATGGTTAtctaaattatttgtttgcagACCGTGCGTAGTCGGCGAAACGCGGGATGGCGATCGGGATGATTCTTTACCACCATGAAACAACGAAACGGAAGttgagtggtggtggtgacccGAAGGAAAGTGATGAACTACTGAAGGCGCTTGTTGAATTGGTGGAAGCTGTGGAGGAGGTGGGTGTGGTGGGCCTACTGTTGTcaaaagctgctgctgttgatggatACTGTTGGTGCTCGAAAGGGGCGGAACTggaagatgctgctgctgctgctggtgcttctgttgctgctgttgctgctgttgctgctgttgctgctggtgctgctgttgataTGGCGAATTATTAATCATGTTGCTGCTGGCCGCTGACGCCATCGTGACCGAGCTCGGCACGGACGACCAGGTACCATCGTACTTGGACTTGACGAACAACGGCTGCTCGACCGATCGGCCATTATCGCCAAAATTGAGTTTATTATCCTTATTGTAGCCTATTTTGTTGTACTTGGTCGTTCGTTTAATCGTGCCAAAAAGCGGTGTATGGGGTACACTGCTGCTACCTCCACCGATTGCACCACCGCTACCCGGCGCACTACCAGACATGCTGTTCATCACATCCATTGTCAGCGTCGACGAGGCTGCCATCGGTTGGCCCGCCGGAAGTAGGCTACAGTGGCTTCCACTGTTGAGATTACTTACCGTTGAGCCACCGTACGACGAGCCCATGCCACCACCGGTGCTATAGCTTGCCGTAGGGCCCGACGATGAACATTGATTCAAATTGTTCAACATGTCGGCCATCCGATTTTCGATGATGTTCATTTTCTGGCTTTTTATGctacctccaccaccaccaccgatcgGGCGTCCGTTAGCATCCCGCTCCCTTTTATCGTGCACACCGATTTGTTGCTGATGCGGTTGCGACTGTATCTGAGCATGCATCTGTTGGGGTCCATGGAGACCGTACTGGGCTTgcagttgctgctggtggcgctgttgatgttgttgatttATGAAATTATTGTAGTGACATCCACCGGACGCTGCcgcggccgtaacaacggtggGCGCTGAGTAGACATTTTTGCCATCGAATTGGTTTTGGGCGTACAGTTGCACCGAGCGGCCTACCAGCGTGGTTGAAGCGTAAGCCCCGTAGTTGTCATAGCAAGGGTCCGATTGTCCCAGATCGTTTTTGAATGATGAACACCCGGCCACTTCCGCGTAGTCAGGCATATTCAGCGGGGACAGTCTGAGGGTAAAGGTGcaattaattataaaaatgcaagaaaaagagaggaagaaaaaacagataTGCAAAGCCCGAATCGGTCTCACGATGCACACTGCGTTGTTAGTAGTTGTatcataaatatattttaatttgtgcACTTAGCGCgaacagcacaaaaaagggaaaaaatgcatttgttcatACATTTTGAAAGTTTTCCACAGTGTGGCAGATGTGGCCAAACATTTACGCATGTATGCTTTTATCGATTTTGCTATTGTatgatgttttattattttgtttggtCATCCCATTCCATCGCTGCATTATTTaccaaaaatatttgcaatttGTACCCAATCCCCAATCCCAAGTGCGGAAATGAAATTCTCTACCGACGGGTTTgcaatttatttaaacaaaatataacgCATGAAAATGAAAGTCGGTAGTTATACTTTAAGATTGCAGTCACAAAATAATCTAATGAATCTGTTAATCAAGTGTTGATATAATTTTATATAATGTTTTGATATAATACCATCTAAACATCCAACATGCGAGCAGCAAAGTACGgcgtttaaaattatttaaattgacCATTATCTCAAATTTCAATCCGAAAGGAAACATTTCCATCAAATTATCTTACATCGTTTAGTGAAATACAACTGAAACAACAGCCTAAGTGTTGAATAAATACGTAATGGAAAAAGTTTTAGCCATGCATACAGTAATTTCCTTAGCGACATGAGTGCTTTGGAtgttccacaaaaaaaacatttgtttgaaGATGTTCATTCACAAGTTTGCACACTTCATCCGTAACCTTCTTGCTAACATCACCGTACGCTAGAAGCATCACGTACAGATTGCAACCAGTTTCCAAGGGATAGGCATATTTACCATTGTCGCGGATGTTCAAGAACGTAATGGTGGTAAACAACAGACACTATCATTTGTGGGAAAAGTTTCGTCGAATGCTTTCTCCGGCAGTTTCGAGTGAGAAATGTAAACCGCCAAAAATTTACGAACTCCATTACTGGCTTAAACCTTTGAAGTGATCCCCATTATCCTAGACCGGCAAAGTGGGTACGAGCCGTGTATCCTTTAATGATGCTGaagttttgtgtatttgtttgcttttaccCTCATAGTTTCTGGCGCCACACACGAGCAAGGAAATGGAACAAAGTGTTGAAGATGTGTCGTTGTTGTGTGCTTTTAAGCCCTGTTGATTGTTTGGAAAACTATTTCAGAAGCTCTCGTCGACAGTATTGCTACACAAAACTGTCATCAACCTCTTTGCGGTAAGGCGTTTGTTTAGAATGTACACAATTAGGCATAATTAAGTAGATTGTTTAGAGAGCGCCCTTGCAAGCACTTAACCTTTTTTGGGGAATGAGCTTACACGAAGCAATGTTATAGATACAACAGAGTTAAACTGATTGTGTTCAAAACTCTGACATACATGAAAATATTGAAGCAATtgaaactttttttcattaatatGCTTACCTTTCATAATCTGGAAGTGGAAGTGTTGGGGCGACAGAAACCTGAGCATAGTCGGTGATGACTTCCTTAGTAATGTCACTCGCTTGTCGCCAAACTCCACCTCCCGGGTCGATCCACACACCATTAGGATTCAGTGGTAGAGTAGGAAACTTTCGGACTGTTCCGATAGCGTGATTACCTGAAATTATGTAAACGTGTTAACAACATTCTCTTTTACGATACAGTGTTTTGCATAGTGCTGATATAGTGATAATATGCCAAGAACAGATTAATTGTATCCCACTGCACAACACTTAAAAGTCATTGCTTATCATATGCATGCATGGGTACAAATTTCATTGCTTTCATTGTACGGAGATTCTGAAAGTTGTGAATAATTTCAAACTTAGCCCCAACCATTCGAGGGCAAAGCTATAAGCACGAATAATGCACGTAAAATGATTTGAGTCAACAAAACGCGATGTAGCATGATACGGTAAATTGTTTCGTGACTAAACACATCCCTCATGCACATGatgtgaaaaataaatgctGCTGGTTGATTActattgttattttattttttttttatggatgAGTCCTCTTATGCAGTAAACAACAGCCCTGCTTATTGAATTGTTTATCGTATGACGTGAGATTTACGATTACATTTTCCTTGGCGTATTTactgtatttattatttactgatgataggctgaaattttaataaaaatgttcCTTTGAACCATTGGATCAACATTTGTTGAAAACTAAATCCTCAAGCAGTAAAAAGTGAgaatataaaaatgataaaattggTTTTGTGCATTGTCCCTATTTGTAAGCATTTACTTATTATCCAAATTATCACTAATTTTGGCATGTAGTGATTTGAAGGATTTCAAAAAGAGATTCTCGATTCATTGCGGAACTATTTATGTAGTAAACTCCAACACGACAATTTGGCTGACTGTAACTCACCGTGCATATTGTTCAACGAGCTGTGTTTCATAAATTGTATCCTGCGGAAAATAATGATGGCACCGAACAAAAAGACGATAATGGCAATGATGGAACCGAGCAGAATTATAAACCATGTTTGCGTGAGTATATCGTGTGAGTAGTCATGGTTTATTGGATATCTGTGGAAGAGAGAAATGGAAATATTTGCATGTTTCATGTACTTGCTGAGCTGTAAATGCAGTGTGTAACTTTAGGAAGCATACATGCACGCTTGTCAAAGTATGGTGCAACATGCATAGTAGGGAAATAGTTTGCCGCTTCTTCTATACTACCTTGTGTACCCATGATCAAGCCGCCTAGTGTGAGGGTCTAGCCTTAAAATCGAAGGAATGCTGTATGGACCAATTCCGACCTTTGTCGACGCTGCAATACTGACAGAATACGTTACACCAGCAGACAGATTAGCCAGCAGTAACTTTGGTGCTTCTCCGTCGACAGTCATATTGGTAAGAACTTTGGATATGTTGTGAACGTCGTAACctctgatgatgatgtgatAGTGTTTCAATTTTCCTAATGAGTATGCAAATCGAGttttttcattgttatttttaacacACATATGTTTTAGTTCACGTTATAACCAATTACCATTTATCGTGCTGTTACTCGGCGGTTCCCACTTGAGGTAAACTGCTGAGGTATTCAGTAGAACTGCTTCCAGATTTACTGGTGATGCCGTCGGAACTGAAAAAAAGTAACACATTCCATTGAAGAATTGTTGAAAGGTGCACGGTTTTTGGCTTCTCTTTATCTTACCATCCTCTAAAGTGCACGTTGATCTAGAATTCGAGGGACGTCCTTGGATTGTTTTGTAGAATGGTACAAGGAAAAACTCATACTCGGTAAACTTTTCTAATCCATTTATCGTACAAGCAGAAGCACCCCCACCATGTAAAACTGTCAAAGTGCGATAcgttccgttggagtttaccTTGCGCGAGTAAATATAGAACCCTTCCACATACTGCCCGTTAACAATCTCCCACGCCAGTCGCACACTGGTAGCATCGGTTGCATTAGCTTCAAGGAGGTTGACCACCTGCCCTGACGAAAGTGTTGCTTGCGCTTCACTGAGATTGATGTCTTCTCCATGATTGAATTCTCTTCCAATGGAAACCGGATCGGACATGAGGCTCGGAATACCAAGTCCCTGGTCATTTTCTGCTCGAACGATAAAAATGTAACTGACGTTTGGAGAAATCGGAGAATAACTGTAGCTCGTGGACGAAACCTTGAACGGGACTGTGGTCCACCCTTTGGCCATATCACTTGAAAATACTTCAATCAGGTAACCATTGATATCGGAAGCACCGGACTTGATGCTGGGCAGCCAAGAGATGGTAATGGAGCTGTTGCTAATGTTAACAATTTGGGGCTTTCCCGGGGCACTTGGGAATTCGGATGGTTCAGGTGCCCGATAAAAGTTAACATTCGGATTCGTGGGTGACTCAACGCGCAGGAACGCACTCCACGTAGATTTCCCACTGCGGCTGCTGGCTACGCACGTGTAGAGCCCTTGATCGGTTCCTTTCTCAAGCTCTCGTAATAAGAGCGTTCCATTTTCCGTTATATTAATTCGTTCCGATGGTACGACCGGATTACCATCCAGGTACCAAGAAATGAACGGATTAGGATTACCAACCGCATTGCAAGCCATCGATACTGTCGACTTTGAGGGAAGAGTTTGGTTTGTAGGACCAAGAATAATGATTGGAGGGGGTCGATCATCCTGTGAAGCTACCATCAAGCGGGCTCGAACACTGACAGATCCGACACTGTTTACGGCACTACAAACGATCACAAGACCGTTATCAGATTTTGTAGTTTGAGTAAGCGTCAAGACGGTGAGACTTtcctgtgtgtatgtagtcTCGAATCGATCGATGGACGTGCCGGGAAAGATCAGTGTTCTGTTACCTTCTATGGACCAAAATGTAGTTGGCTTTGGTCTGCCTTCTGATTTACATTCGAACGAAACATCGTGCGGTGCTTCTACTACCTGTGGGACTGGTCTTATCGAAAGATGGGGAGGAGCTGAAAGTCATGCAATAAAATGTAGTAGTTTATGTCATTAGGACAAAAAATACCCTTTCATAATTTATGAATGTCTTCATACGTACAATGGACGGTCAATGTGCCAGTGGCTGAGATGGCTCCGACAGCATTATCAGCCTCACAGCTATACTCTCCCTCATCATCCAGAACTACATCCTCCAACCGTAGACTCCTGTCCTCCAGGATATGCACTCGATTTAATGGCATGTTGCCTCCTGATGCCGATCGACGCCATAGTACATCTGGCATCGGATCCCCACCTACTCGACATTGAAATGTTACAGACGTACCTTCGACGACAGTTTGATCATGCGGTCCTCGTATCAGAAATGGTTTTACTGCAACGATGTATGAATGTGCTGAACGATCCGGAAGCTACCCAACGAACGCAATAATATGAACGTGGTTTAAAAAAACTTACCATGAACTTTGAGGAAAGCCGTTGCTGATTCCCGTACGCCAACCAAATTTTTTGCAATGCATTGGTATTGTCCTTCGTCAGTTTGGCGTACATCCTGAATTGCTAAATTACCTCCATCGACAATACGAATGCGTTTCGAAGCTTCAACTTCTAGTTTTTGACCATTTTTTCGCCACCACAacgtcggctccggaattcCTTTCGGTGGGCCGCATTCTAGTAGCACTGTTTCCCCTTGTGCTACGCGTGTATGCTGAGGCTCAAGTCGAAACTCTTCTCGCAATACTATAACATGTACAGCAAATGacacaataaaaaatagtACAGAAATAGTAGTGAAATGCTAAAAACATTTGTTAAGGCTACTGGCTGGGTTtgatgtattaaaaaaacaataataataatttataaaatccataataacaataaaatttgTTGTCAGAACAATTGCACATCGTTTTCATTACCACGTTATTCATATTATGAGTCAGTATCTATAGAGTTAATGGAAAGTTCATATTTTGAGAAAACTCACAACGCAAACCGAATATACAAACATCCTATTGTCATGGGAATATGCAAACATCCTACTGTCAATAAAATACAGTGTTTAAATAATAGTGAACTTGATATAAGTTTGCCGTAGTTATACACAATCCAGCAGGAATCTTTTGGTAAACGGAACGACCAATGTTTTTCAAACGATTTTTTCTGATTTATTTACTGATTTTTGTACCAATTTTCAGTTAACTGTCAGTCAGCTCTGGTTGAAGTTTAGCCAAAAAATAGCAAACGTGAAAAATCGCAAACGTATACATGCGTTGAAGGGCCTGACACTTGCACCAGAATACTGACTCCACCAAGGGTCTtgcaatgggttactcaacgAACTGTTACGGCGGACATATAATGGAAGTGAGCAAACCGAAAAGCAAACTCTAGACAACCTGTCACAAAAGCGTTAGAACATAATGGAAAACTGACCAATATTCCTAGGCGTTGcctaaaacatacaaaaaaaaaaaaaaatgggaaaacaccaacaaaacaTTCGAAATCTGACCAACCTAGCGGTTTTTATGATCGTCTGCGATGCAAATGgaaattttatttgcatttttggtGCCATTCGTTATGTCCCTAAGCTTGTTTGTgtatttctgtgtgttttgctccgACATTTATGTTGCCGTGAGTGGCATTTTGAGTTGGGTTTTATCGTAGgtattttgtgtgctttttcacTTCGTCGGTTGTTTCCCTCCATGTCCTCTTTATTTTTCGCTTTCGGTTCACTAATACGTCGCGCTGTTAGAAGCATAACTAACGCAAATAGTTTTATAGAAGCTTTACCTTTGAAATGAATCGTTCAATGTGCTAGCTATGCAGGATTTaatttcattgttattttgttttggtgcTTTCTTGTTGACCTGAAGCTTTAAGAAAttatttttgtcttcttcATTGCGACTGACAGACTGGTTGAGAGGATGAAAGGTTCTTTGCATTAAGTTATGTGCGGGTATGGGTAAATTGTGTTGTATAAACTAAAACTCACTTTGAAGCTgcgttggaaaaaaaaacttgcatTCAGATATAGTCCCACATCAATGTCCTAGCCACAATAAAGTTATAGtatgaacaacaaaaacctcatCAAACCGCAGTTTTACAATCACTCTATACCTAAAACCACCCATAAAGTTTAAATCATGACAAATGATCACTATATGTGCTGGGCTGAATCAGAAACTGAAATAAAAGCTTGCGATACTACAGCAAAGGAAACAGCTAAACGTATGTGACTGGAATCTTGATACATTTCAAACGACTTTTTCCCATTTGTTTGTTACAAGCATCCATGCAAGTTGATTTAAACAAGTGTTGTCTGTCTCTCGGCACACGACAATCAACGAGGCAGAAATTTGTATCGGATACATAGTTGGTGAAATTGATGGTCTGTTGCTAACGAATGGAGCGGACCTCGCTTACTCTGGTTTTATCAGCATTATCTTTGGCACACATAACTGACTTTCAAATCCCAGCAACATCCATCCATAATAAATGCAAAGGATCGACCAAAAGGACGACTATAGCCGCACAGGGGAAGGTAGATTGTACGAACAATCAGTTTTTTCATCACTCGTTTTCAAATTGCAAATTGTTTCTTCAACTATACATACAAAATTTCCGAAAAGTAGAGAGTAAAAGTAAAAAGAATCAGAATAAAATGTGTTCTTTTATGCATAGTCTAAGTCATCGAAACCACTATATATATTAACATTGAACTACGTTATGAAAAGCAAATCACACCTTTGATCACACTCTGTGCATAGaatatttcacaaaacaaCATAGAACCACCTTTTCCACTTCTATCGATGTGCTCAACAAGTACGTTTCTAAGCGATTCAACATTTGCCTGCATAGGGACCATCTTTACGTTTTGTTGCAGAGAAAGGATAATAAATTGATATGCTTCCGGCGATGAAGGcttgttgctatttttaattaaatttatttcatcaCGTCTTCCTCTGAGGTATAAAGCCGGCTAGaatgaacaaaacaaccaCATCGAAATGACTCTAGATCAGATATATTGAAATCAAAATTCAGTATAGTTTAATCTCTTTGCATtgaacattaaattaaacattaaagcATTCACAATATTGAATAATTGCCTGAGTTCTTCatatattaatttaaatttgatcaGGCTCTCATTGTAAGCTACAGTTTACTTATTTGAACTAAAAATCGATGATATAAATTCTAATATACAAGAGTAAAAATATGGATAAAATAtgactttttcaaaaacacaGTTTTTCTATCGTTCATATGATAATCAAACGAGTTGTTCATATGCCAATTTGTCTGTCAGCCTTTTAAAAAATGACAATATTATTATGGACAATAGCACAATGATTATTACAAAATAGTCTGTTTGTTGTACCAATAATATTACATTGATTGACAATGGTACATTCGTTCGAATGTTTATCTAAACAGTTATttaatagatttttttataGCACATTACTGTATACAATGACATCCCAGCATTTAAGGATTGCTGCACAAATGAGACTGCTCATGGTCTCACGTCTtccgtctgccagtccgttattccggccttaatggcgaaTGCCTCTACGACATCTTGCTACTTTGACTTGAGCCTACCACGCTTCCTCTGTCTAGCGAGCCTAGCTATAACCTAGCGAGTTTGACGCGCTGCAAGTGATATCACCGTATACCTCGAATAGATCGTCGTTGTATCGGCTTCTGTATTgtctattcttcttcttcttctttggctcaacaaccgatgtcggtcaaggcctgcctgtacccacttgtgggcttaggctttcagtgactaattgattccccccccatagcaggatagtcagtcctacgtatggcggcgcggtctatttggggattgaacccatgacaggcatgttgttaagtcgtacgagttgacga
Proteins encoded:
- the LOC3292147 gene encoding protein sax-3 — translated: MCTVRCYTEQALMQGNRGYCDSQTMRKIGIEPFHHWLALLRKRRFTDGIGKRGLGTFTTIGLQLLLVLHAVEALQNPRIIEHPIDTTVPRHEPATLNCKAEGIPQPTIQWYKDGAPLKILQGSHRIALPAGGLFFLKVVNSRRESDAGVYWCEARNENGIARSRNATLQVAVLREEFRLEPQHTRVAQGETVLLECGPPKGIPEPTLWWRKNGQKLEVEASKRIRIVDGGNLAIQDVRQTDEGQYQCIAKNLVGVRESATAFLKVHVKPFLIRGPHDQTVVEGTSVTFQCRVGGDPMPDVLWRRSASGGNMPLNRVHILEDRSLRLEDVVLDDEGEYSCEADNAVGAISATGTLTVHSPPHLSIRPVPQVVEAPHDVSFECKSEGRPKPTTFWSIEGNRTLIFPGTSIDRFETTYTQESLTVLTLTQTTKSDNGLVIVCSAVNSVGSVSVRARLMVASQDDRPPPIIILGPTNQTLPSKSTVSMACNAVGNPNPFISWYLDGNPVVPSERINITENGTLLLRELEKGTDQGLYTCVASSRSGKSTWSAFLRVESPTNPNVNFYRAPEPSEFPSAPGKPQIVNISNSSITISWLPSIKSGASDINGYLIEVFSSDMAKGWTTVPFKVSSTSYSYSPISPNVSYIFIVRAENDQGLGIPSLMSDPVSIGREFNHGEDINLSEAQATLSSGQVVNLLEANATDATSVRLAWEIVNGQYVEGFYIYSRKVNSNGTYRTLTVLHGGGASACTINGLEKFTEYEFFLVPFYKTIQGRPSNSRSTCTLEDVPTASPVNLEAVLLNTSAVYLKWEPPSNSTINGKLKHYHIIIRGYDVHNISKVLTNMTVDGEAPKLLLANLSAGVTYSVSIAASTKVGIGPYSIPSILRLDPHTRRLDHGYTRYPINHDYSHDILTQTWFIILLGSIIAIIVFLFGAIIIFRRIQFMKHSSLNNMHGNHAIGTVRKFPTLPLNPNGVWIDPGGGVWRQASDITKEVITDYAQVSVAPTLPLPDYERLSPLNMPDYAEVAGCSSFKNDLGQSDPCYDNYGAYASTTLVGRSVQLYAQNQFDGKNVYSAPTVVTAAAASGGCHYNNFINQQHQQRHQQQLQAQYGLHGPQQMHAQIQSQPHQQQIGVHDKRERDANGRPIGGGGGGSIKSQKMNIIENRMADMLNNLNQCSSSGPTASYSTGGGMGSSYGGSTVSNLNSGSHCSLLPAGQPMAASSTLTMDVMNSMSGSAPGSGGAIGGGSSSVPHTPLFGTIKRTTKYNKIGYNKDNKLNFGDNGRSVEQPLFVKSKYDGTWSSVPSSVTMASAASSNMINNSPYQQQHQQQQQQQQQQQQQKHQQQQQHLPVPPLSSTNSIHQQQQLLTTVGPPHPPPPQLPPIQQAPSVVHHFPSGHHHHSTSVSLFHGGKESSRSPSRVSPTTHGLQTNNLDNHPPQECNNGTNTITNGQEASIGFSGNANHPLQQTHQLTGDTNVENV